One Aethina tumida isolate Nest 87 chromosome 5, icAetTumi1.1, whole genome shotgun sequence genomic window carries:
- the LOC109598892 gene encoding uncharacterized protein LOC109598892, producing the protein MLRFALALVILGAAAAQYTPRSGDQLVSTVLDNCADIGCVKENVLGYLDNVLGIQSDARSAKNIDAAIYKRVARVLNTHEFKLHVPNVLLENTDIVYNPVTGLDVKTEEESRGMGLKKKLLFPILLLFKLKMKLLMPIFVALIGLKAMKALILSKLAITIVLGFIIYQLCTKSGMPMPMMSMTPAEPPAPVYGAPAATTAPPSSYEPGWEPNQGGPYSRVWTSGSNGDGQNLAYSAYYPGTPASSTSSP; encoded by the exons ATGTTGAGGTTCGCACTTGCATTGGTGATCTTGGGGGCGGCCGCCGCCCAATACACGCCACGATCGGGCGACCAGTTGGTCAGCACAGTGTTGGACAATTGTGCGGACATCGGTTGTGTCAAGGAGAACGTTCTCGGTTATTTGGACAATGTGCTGGGCATCCAGAGTGACGCCAGGAGTGCCAAG AACATCGACGCAGCCATCTACAAGAGGGTCGCCAGAGTGCTGAACACCCACGAATTCAAGTTGCACGTGCCAAATGTCCTCCTGGAGAACACCGACATCGTCTACAACCCCGTCACCGGCTTGGACGTCAAAACCGAGGAAGAAT CCCGCGGCATGGGACTGAAGAAGAAGCTCCTCTTCCCCATCCTCCTGCTGTTCAAGCTGAAGATGAAGCTGCTGATGCCCATCTTCGTCGCCCTCATCGGCCTCAAAGCCATGAAAGCCCTGATCCTGAGCAAGCTGGCCATCACCATCGTGCTGGGCTTCATCATCTACCAGCTGTGCACCAAGTCCGGCATGCCCATGCCTATGATGTCGATGACGCCGGCCGAACCGCCGGCACCGGTTTACGGCGCCCCCGCCGCCACGACGGCTCCGCCAAGTTCGTACGAACCGGGTTGGGAACCCAACCAGGGCGGTCCGTATTCCAGGGTGTGGACTTCCGGCTCGAACGGCGACGGACAGAATTTGGCCTACTCGGCCTATTATCCGGGCACGCCCGCCTCATCCACGTCTAGTCCGTAA
- the LOC109598902 gene encoding uncharacterized protein LOC109598902: MAFFKVCVALALVGVACASPAKPAFWKGTPLDSSVEEMRSLCADDDPIACFKLKAITFLDGFFQNDNVQLSEAVEITRNSYRANEVSARGDGSIENNVEEYIKSHDATFKLPAVGSVTLAARNLDNDEIDFKINFGNGVQEARKSKLKKIFIPILVFVLLKAMTLVPLALGVLGLKAWNALQLSFLSFVVSVGLAIFQLCKKIATDNAHPQIAAHGPWEAQQFANQYIQRSFDGAQDLAYSAYAQQ; this comes from the exons ATGGCCTTCTTCAAAGTGTGCGTCGCTTTAGCTTTAGTAGGTGTAGCGTGTGCTTCTCCTGCCAAACCCGCCTTCTGGAAGGGTACACCATTGGACTCCAGTGTTGAGGAGATGAGATCTTTGTGTGCTGATGACGATCCAATTGCGTGCTTCAAACTCAAAGCCATCACGTTCTTGGATGGCTTCTTCCAAAACGATAACGTTCAA CTGTCGGAAGCTGTAGAGATTACCAGGAACAGCTACCGTGCCAATGAAGTGTCTGCTAGAGGAGACGGTTCAATTGAGAACAACGTTGAAGAGTACATCAAGAGCCACGACGCCACATTCAAATTGCCCGCCGTCGGTTCCGTCACTTTGGCCGCCAGGAACTTGGACAACGACGAAATCGACTTCAAAATCAACTTCGGCAACGGCGTACAAGAAG CACGTAAATCCAAACTGAAGAAGATCTTCATCCCCATCTTGGTGTTCGTGCTCCTTAAAGCGATGACCTTGGTGCCACTCGCCCTCGGTGTCTTGGGACTGAAGGCCTGGAACGCCCTCCAACTGTCCTTCCTCTCCTTCGTCGTCTCCGTCGGTCTGGCCATCTTCCAGCTGTGCAAGAAGATCGCCACCGACAACGCTCATCCTCAGATCGCCGCTCATGGACCGTGGGAGGCCCAGCAGTTCGCCAACCAGTACATCCAGAGGTCGTTCGACGGTGCTCAAGACTTGGCTTACTCGGCTTACGCCCAACAATAA
- the LOC109598915 gene encoding uncharacterized protein LOC109598915, whose product MYRKVIIVVFATFVLAKANPAPKIESSLLDNLLQAEGTGRSEASLEETIKNYIKSQDLTLNLPVIGSVTLDSKKLDNDEIDLKLNWGGEVQARKKSKLKKIFIPILVFILLKAMTLIPLALGILAIKTWNAIQLSFVSFVAALGMAVWKLCGKIAHDTAPQIIHEHAPWHHDVVHDHHARAKRSVEQQMAYSAYPQGQ is encoded by the exons ATGTACAGGAAAGTGATTATCGTGGTGTTCGCCACCTTCGTGTTGGCCAAGGCTAATCCGGCACCAAAAATCGAAAGCTCCCTCTTGGATAACCTCCTACAAGCCGAAGGAACCGGACGCAGCGAAGCATCCTTGGAGGAGACCATCAAGAACTACATCAAATCCCAGGACCTAACCCTAAACTTACCCGTCATTGGATCAGTGACCTTAGACTCCAAGAAGCTGGACAACGATGAGATCGACCTCAAGCTCAACTGGGGAGGAGAAGTGCAAG CCCGCAAGAAGAGCAAGCTCAAGAAGATCTTCATCCCCATCCTCGTGTTCATCCTGCTCAAGGCCATGACTCTGATCCCACTCGCTTTGGGCATCCTCGCCATCAAGACCTGGAACGCCATCCAGTTGTCGTTCGTGTCGTTCGTCGCCGCCCTGGGCATGGCCGTTTGGAAGCTGTGCGGCAAAATCGCCCACGACACCGCGCCGCAGATCATCCACGAGCACGCCCCGTGGCACCACGACGTGGTGCACGACCACCACGCCAGAGCCAAGAGGTCGGTCGAGCAGCAGATGGCTTACAGTGCATATCCTCAGGGTCAATAA
- the LOC109598903 gene encoding uncharacterized protein LOC109598903, which translates to MVGLKFVVVVAAVLASAHAEKSAMGLLQDMYHSCIQDLSVSCVKPKALSWISEVADRPVIKITEDLLVVKKNVPEHDEQRGMAEDIFDKFEDFLQSHELVAKAPEILRAEGPLGSLLPRSFTPQDVQVPLAATGRSSKLVKKVIVPFLLGLKFKTAVLVPLALALIALKTWKALTLGLLSMVLTGALLIFKFTKPKVVNYEVIHYPQHIDHHIEHAPVAWEHPGYGRELSAQEMAYNAHLN; encoded by the exons atggTCGGCCTGAAGTTCGTAGTCGTCGTCGCAGCCGTTCTGGCATCAGCGCACGCCGAAAAGTCCGCAATGGGCTTGCTCCAGGACATGTACCACTCGTGCATCCAGGACCTGTCCGTCAGCTGCGTGAAGCCCAAAGCTCTCAGTTGGATTAGCGAGGTGGCCGACAGGCCCGTGATCAAGATCACCGAGGACTTGCTGGTTGTCAAGAAGAACGTTCCGGAGCACGACGAACAACGCGGAATGGCCGAAGACATTTTCGACAAGTTCGAGGACTTCCTGCAAAGCCACGAGTTGGTGGCCAAGGCGCCCGAAATCCTGAGAGCCGAAGGACCGTTGGGAAGTCTCTTGCCCAGGTCGTTCACACCACAAGACGTTCAAGTACCTCTTGCTGCAACTG GTCGTTCCTCCAAACTGGTGAAGAAGGTTATCGTACCATTCTTGTTGGGTCTTAAATTCAAGACTGCAGTTCTTGTGCCACTTGCCCTGGCTTTGATCGCCTTGAAAACGTGGAAAGCCCTCACCTTGGGTCTTCTGTCCATGGTTTTGACTGGCGCCTTGTTGATCTTCAAATTCACCAAACCAAAA GTTGTGAACTACGAAGTCATCCACTACCCACAACACATCGATCATCACATTGAACACGCCCCTGTTGCATGGGAACATCCTGGCTACGGAAGAGAGTTGTCCGCTCAAGAAATGGCTTACAACGCACATTTgaactga